The DNA sequence GTCACGGCGTCAGGGTACTCGCCCAGCAGGCCGGGAAGAATGAGGTTCCGCCAGTTGGCGGGAAGCCCGCAGAGCGCCCGGCGCGTAGCATTTCCGGTCGGACCCACCGGGGTCGCAGTGCGTACGAGGGGAGGCCCGATATGGCGACGTTCCGCGCTCGTCCACCCTCACTGCTGGGGGTGAACCGCCCGCGGCCCGCCGAGGTCGATGCCAAGCGCATCCACGTCCCGGTGGCACGTGCCACGGTCGACTGCGCGATCTACGTCGACGGCGAGCGACTACCCGGTAAGTACACCCATGCCGCTGCGCTGGAGCGTGTCCGCGAACTGGAAGCCGAGGGCCAACAAGCATTCGTGTGGATCGGGCTGCACGAGCCCGACGAGTTCCAGATGCAATCGGTGGCCGAGGTCTTCGGACTGCACCCGCTGGCCGTGGAGGACGCGGTGCACGCCCACCAGCGGCCCAAGGTCGAGCGCTACGACGACACCCTGTTCCTGGTCCTCAAGACCGTCATCTACGTTCCGCACGAGTCGGTCGCACTGGCCCGCGAGATCGTGGAGACCGGCGAGATCATGGTGTTCGTCGGCAGCGATTTCGTGGTGACCGTCCGCCACGGCGACCACACCGGTCTGGCCGGGCTGCGCAAGAAGCTCGAAGAAGAACACCAACAACTGGCGCTGGGTCCCTACGGGGTGATGCACGCGATCGCCGATCACGTGGTGGACACCTACCGCGACGTCAGCGCGTTGATGGAATGCGATATCGACGCCATCGAGTCCGACACGTTCTCCCCGCTGACCAAGACCGACATCGAGCCGATCTACATGCTCAAGCGTGAGGTCGTCGAATTGCGAAGGGCTGTATCGCCTCTCACGGTCGCGCTGGCCAGGTTCAACACCGAGTACAAGGATCTGATGACCAAGGAACTGCTGCGCTACATGCGCGACGTCCTGGACCATCAGACCCAGGCCGCCGACCGGATCGCCAGTTACGACGAGATGCTGTCGTCACTGGTGCAGGCCGCACTGGCCAAGGTGGGCATGCAGCAGAACACCGACATGCGCAAGATCACCGCATGGGCGGCCATGGCCGCGGTGCCGACCATGATCGCCGGCATCTACGGTATGAACTTCGACGACATGCCCGAATTGCATTGGCGCTGGGGCTATCCCCTGGTGGTGCTGGTGATGGTGGGCATCTGCAGCTTCCTGTACCGCAACTTCCGCCGTAACCACTGGCTTTAGCCTCGTCTTCCACCGAACGTCACCCTGGAGTGACAGTGCACCGCGGGCGTCACGCTGGTGTGACGCTCGGCGCCGGACTAGCTCGGCGCCGACGCTCGCCGTCGCGGATCCAGCACGTCGACCCCGTCGTCGAGCCACGCCTGACGCATGGCCTGCGCACCCTTGAGCCGCACCCAGGCCGCCTCGGTCGCGGTGATCGGCACCGCCGAGAGCAACACCACCGGATCCATCGGCGGCTCCAGTGCTAGGTCCGCGATGTCGGACGGCCCCAACAGCACTGCGGTGAACGGAGCCGAATCCCAGAGCGGCCCAGACAGATCGATCAGCGCATCGGCAACCAGCACCACACCCTCGACAGCAGGCGTCGCGGCGACCACCGCCAGGCTGCGGGCCAGACCGGGTGTCGGTGCGGTCTGCCGCAAGCTCATGACGACCTCGGCCCGCGGACCGCGCAACGGGTCGGCCGCCACGTCCGACGGGTCGGTCATCGGATGACGCGAACACCCCACCGACACATAGTGGGCCACCCCGTCCGGGC is a window from the Mycolicibacterium anyangense genome containing:
- the corA gene encoding magnesium/cobalt transporter CorA; its protein translation is MATFRARPPSLLGVNRPRPAEVDAKRIHVPVARATVDCAIYVDGERLPGKYTHAAALERVRELEAEGQQAFVWIGLHEPDEFQMQSVAEVFGLHPLAVEDAVHAHQRPKVERYDDTLFLVLKTVIYVPHESVALAREIVETGEIMVFVGSDFVVTVRHGDHTGLAGLRKKLEEEHQQLALGPYGVMHAIADHVVDTYRDVSALMECDIDAIESDTFSPLTKTDIEPIYMLKREVVELRRAVSPLTVALARFNTEYKDLMTKELLRYMRDVLDHQTQAADRIASYDEMLSSLVQAALAKVGMQQNTDMRKITAWAAMAAVPTMIAGIYGMNFDDMPELHWRWGYPLVVLVMVGICSFLYRNFRRNHWL
- a CDS encoding suppressor of fused domain protein, with the translated sequence MSSPLQQVRDHLRGHFAGAGIDAEPDSASVTFLGVERMEILRFGPSPDGVAHYVSVGCSRHPMTDPSDVAADPLRGPRAEVVMSLRQTAPTPGLARSLAVVAATPAVEGVVLVADALIDLSGPLWDSAPFTAVLLGPSDIADLALEPPMDPVVLLSAVPITATEAAWVRLKGAQAMRQAWLDDGVDVLDPRRRASAPS